The DNA window ACGGATCCTTTTTGTTTTTTAACGCCTGGTCACCGTGGAAGAATCAACATCATAGATCTTGCAAATATTGACACATGCAGTTTTATTCAAACCGGAGATGCCGGAATATTAATGCCGGATGGTAAATTTCAGGTGTTGGGTCGAATTACCGGAGAGGATTTGAGAGGATGCAACCTGATGTATGAATGATTGCCTCTAAACATTTTGGTTAATGACAAATATTTAATTACTTTTTTTTCATTTAAAAATAAAGCGGCAAAGAGAGGAATGTTTACATACCCAGTATGTTGGCCATTTTAATCATTGAAATATCAGGAGTTTTATTTTTAGAAATGGCATCGACAAAAGGGGTGAATACAACTTTGTCATTAATGATTCCAGCCATAACATTGTGTTTTCCTTTTATCAAAGCTTCAACTGCTTCATATCCTAAACGACTGGCCAAAATTCTGTCTTGCGCAGTGGGGGATCCACCTCTTTGCAAATGACCGATGATGGTGACCTTTACATCGTATTCCGGCACTAATTCTTTCAATTTGCTGCTGATTTCAAATGCGTTTCCAATCTTATTGCCTTCAGCAGAAATAACCAGTCCGAAAAGTTTTTTACGTCTCAATGCTTTTTTTAAATCATCTATCAAAGTCTCAATGGTGCTTTCTACTTCAGGAATAATAAATGCACTGGCACCGGAACCAATGGCTGTATGCAAGGCAATATAACCTGAATTTCTCCCCATTACTTCGATCAGGAAAATCCTGTTGTGCGAATCAGCGGTATCTCTGATTTTATCCACTGCCTGAATGGCAGTATTTACCGCCGTGTCAAAACCAATGGTATAATCAGTTCCATATAAGTCATTGTCTATCGTTCCCGGTAATCCTATAGTGGGCATTTTGAATTCACTATTGAAAACCATGCTCCCTGTAAATGTCCCGTTCCCTCCAATGGCAACCAGTGCATCAATATCGTTGGCAACTAAATTTTCATAGGCGATCTTTCTTCCTTCCGGAGTTAAGAATCTGGAACTTCTGGCAGTTTTTAAGATGGTTCCACCGCGCTGCAGAATATTGCGCACATCGTCTGCTTCAAGTCGATTGATTTCTCCATCAATCATGCCGTCATAACCTCTCTGAATTCCGTAAACGTGTAAATCATAAATACTGGCCGTTCTCATAACTGCTCTGATGGCAGCATTCATTCCCGGAGCATCTCCACCTGAGGTAAAAACGCCAATTCTCTTAATTTCTGTCATATTTTATATGGTATTCTGCCAATTTTAATAGCGGTTTTTGATTGAAAAATACATTATGGAAACCTTTTTGTGCAAAATAAGTTTCAAGTTGATGCTGAAGTGCAAAAGCTACTGACCCGGTAAAATAAATGGGAAGCTCAGCTTGAGTTTTATATTGTTTCACCCTGAAATTGTAAAAGGATTCAATGCCTTCCTCAATAATTTTTTGTACAGCTGGAACTTCAACATGATTTATTATAAATGGAAAAAATGATGCCAGTTCTGCCGAAACCCTGTTGCTTGAATACAATTGTCCCAAGTAATGATCAGAAATCTGAGGAAAGGACTGTTCAAAAATTTGGCAAACTTCGGGATTAAAGTCCTTGTAGAAGTAGGCTCGTAAAAGCAGACGTCCAAAGTGATTTCCGCTTCCCTCATCACCCAATAAATATCCCAGCGACGGCTTTTCATGAATGATTTGGTGTCCATCTGACAAACATGAATGACTTCCCGTTCCCATAATGCAGACGATTCCCTCTTTTCCTGCACAATTTGCTCGGGCAGCGGCCAATAAATCTGAATGTACCTGAACTATACTTGAAGGGAATAAATCTTTTAACAATGTTTCAATGATTTGGGCTGCAAGATCTTTGCAGCCGGCTCCATAAAACA is part of the Candidatus Vicinibacter affinis genome and encodes:
- the pfkA gene encoding 6-phosphofructokinase, whose amino-acid sequence is MTEIKRIGVFTSGGDAPGMNAAIRAVMRTASIYDLHVYGIQRGYDGMIDGEINRLEADDVRNILQRGGTILKTARSSRFLTPEGRKIAYENLVANDIDALVAIGGNGTFTGSMVFNSEFKMPTIGLPGTIDNDLYGTDYTIGFDTAVNTAIQAVDKIRDTADSHNRIFLIEVMGRNSGYIALHTAIGSGASAFIIPEVESTIETLIDDLKKALRRKKLFGLVISAEGNKIGNAFEISSKLKELVPEYDVKVTIIGHLQRGGSPTAQDRILASRLGYEAVEALIKGKHNVMAGIINDKVVFTPFVDAISKNKTPDISMIKMANILGM